A genomic window from Camelina sativa cultivar DH55 chromosome 2, Cs, whole genome shotgun sequence includes:
- the LOC104748299 gene encoding putative lipid-binding protein AIR1, giving the protein MAPRTSLALFLSLNLLFFTYTTATTGTCPDNTLQVALCANVLKLVNITVGSPPVQPCCTLIQGLADLEAAACLCTLVKANVLGLNLSLPIDLTVLLNVCGRTAPANYQCL; this is encoded by the coding sequence ATGGCTCCAAGAACCTCCCTTGCACTCTTCCTTTCCCTcaacctcctcttcttcacttacACCACTGCGACCACAGGGACTTGTCCTGATAATACCCTGCAGGTCGCTCTTTGCGCAAATGTGCTCAAGCTAGTGAACATAACAGTGGGAAGCCCACCTGTACAGCCATGCTGCACTCTCATCCAAGGCTTGGCTGACCTTGAGGCCGCAGCCTGCCTCTGCACTTTGGTCAAGGCTAACGTTCTTGGACTCAACCTTAGCCTTCCCATCGATCTCACCGTTCTCCTCAATGTTTGCGGTAGAACAGCTCCAGCGAACTACCAGTGCTTGTAA